Proteins encoded within one genomic window of Glandiceps talaboti chromosome 3, keGlaTala1.1, whole genome shotgun sequence:
- the LOC144433037 gene encoding uncharacterized protein LOC144433037, whose protein sequence is MKYFHLPDRKLFWCDAGTDVIEYYHLEHGSRHRLITLSDADARPFGLVVVGDYLYWTQWDKNRLQRADKSTGDNVVSVGHQMFEKPNDIHFFSSASMPTTGKINGKASTESDLTSMTTNIPYNIDGMKSLTNTMIGGIAGGGGILMLIVIVVVMVVFVMYCRKQKRIRHGNDPNGAEGIYCEIGDIVMCNVVSHNEDVVTDWKINICRDDDNPFAPSSPSCVQEKDACRALGLGVESVQSAVKSDTFTIGNCSQVKTREQTCLKSRDVSGCYEVPINSKNEGNEYADCSTTTKSEHTYMHLNRCEPQQVGRARFGQN, encoded by the exons AtgaagtattttcatttgcCAGACCGGAAGCTCTTCTGGTGCGATGCCGGAACTGACGTCATTGAATATTACCACTTAGAGCATGGTAGTCGTCATCGCCTTATAACTCTATCTGATGCTGATGCTCGGCCATTCGGTTTGGTAGTAGTTGGTGATTACCTTTACTGGACACAATGGGATAAAAACCGACTACAGAGGGCTGATAAATCTACTGGCGACAATGTTGTCAGTGTTGGACATCAAATGTTTGAAAAACCAAACGACATCCACTTCTTTAGTTCTGCGAGTATGCCAACGACAG GGAAAATTAATGGAAAAGCATCAACAGAGAGTGATCTCACTTCAATGACTACGAATATACCTTACAATATAGATGGAATGAAGTCCTTGACCAACACTATGATAGGGGGGATTGCTGGAGGAGGTGGTATACTTATGTTGATTGTTATTGTCGTCGTCATGGTGGTATTTGTTATGTACTGTAG aaaacaaaaaagaatcCGACATGGCAATGATCCAAATGGTGCTGAGGGGATATATTGTGAAATAGGTGACATAGTAATGTGTAATGTGGTATCACATAATGAAGATGTAGTTACTGATTGGAAGATAAACATATGCAGGGACGATGACAACCCCTTTGCACCGTCATCACCATCATGTGTACAAGAAAAAGATGCGTGCAGAGCACTGGGTTTAGGTGTTGAATCTGTACAGAGTGCTGTTAAATCAGACACATTTACGATTGGAAATTGCTCCCAAGTCAAAACGCGAGAACAAACATGCCTAAAATCCCGCGATGTATCTGGCTGTTATGAAGTACCTATTAATAGTAAGAACGAGGGAAATGAATACGCTGATTGTTCTACAACAACCAAATCggaacacacatacatgcatctGAATCGGTGTGAGCCACAACAAGTTGGAAGAGCAAGGTTTGGTCAAAACTAG